From a single Stackebrandtia endophytica genomic region:
- a CDS encoding FxsA family protein, translated as MPPPQLSYRARLSLAIYLLAELAAVVAVAMLVGIGWTIVLLLGTGLIGAVLLRINGVKAMRSYREAVTESKPPGPAVVSGVLGVAGAVLLLLPGFVSDVAGLMCVLPGTRSLLRPLVTRFLEKRVDSPSMNRFFGPRVVRPQQSHQHRADPSFDADEVIEGEVVDGDVESPPRRRPDEGGNGTGPKPLT; from the coding sequence GTGCCGCCTCCGCAGCTGAGTTATCGAGCCAGGCTGAGCCTGGCGATCTACCTCTTGGCCGAGTTGGCTGCGGTGGTGGCAGTGGCGATGCTGGTGGGCATCGGCTGGACCATCGTCCTGTTGCTGGGTACCGGTTTGATCGGTGCCGTCCTGTTGCGGATCAACGGTGTCAAGGCGATGCGTTCGTATCGCGAGGCCGTGACCGAATCCAAGCCGCCCGGGCCGGCCGTGGTGTCGGGGGTCCTGGGGGTCGCGGGTGCGGTTCTGTTGTTGCTGCCGGGCTTCGTGTCCGATGTGGCGGGACTGATGTGCGTGTTGCCGGGTACCCGGTCACTGCTTCGTCCCCTCGTGACCCGGTTCCTGGAGAAACGGGTCGACTCGCCGTCGATGAACCGGTTCTTCGGTCCCAGGGTGGTACGGCCGCAGCAGTCGCATCAGCACCGCGCCGACCCGTCGTTCGACGCCGATGAGGTCATCGAGGGCGAGGTCGTCGACGGTGACGTCGAGTCACCACCGCGTCGGCGCCCCGACGAGGGTGGAAACGGAACCGGGCCGAAGCCACTGACGTGA
- a CDS encoding RNA polymerase-binding protein RbpA, with product MSERMLRGSRLGAISYESDRNTELAPRQTRDFVCARGHRFEVPFAVEAEVPATWECRLDGTVAKLVDGGEPSTKKVKPPRTHWDMLLERRSMDELEEILNERLTEMRARRGE from the coding sequence ATGAGCGAACGGATGCTACGCGGCAGCCGGCTTGGTGCGATCAGCTACGAATCCGACCGCAATACCGAACTCGCGCCCCGCCAGACCCGGGACTTCGTTTGTGCCCGCGGGCACCGCTTCGAGGTGCCTTTCGCTGTCGAGGCAGAAGTTCCGGCGACGTGGGAGTGCCGTCTCGACGGCACGGTGGCGAAGCTGGTCGACGGCGGAGAGCCGTCCACCAAGAAGGTCAAGCCGCCCCGCACCCACTGGGACATGCTGTTGGAGCGCCGCAGCATGGACGAGCTTGAAGAGATTCTGAACGAGCGCCTCACCGAGATGCGCGCTCGTCGAGGCGAGTGA
- a CDS encoding thymidine kinase → MTPTPERTARSGARLKFYYGPMDCGKSTLALQIHHNHARQGRVGLLLTRDDRSGRGRVTTRIGLAKAAVEVRDEQDLRELASSPQIDYIICDEAQFFTVQHVEQMADLVDCDGVDVYAFGLATDFTSSMFPASARLFELADEVLRLQVEVLCWCGAQGVLNARVLHGRLVREGERFVVGDTDNDDLHYQVLCRRHYRSGELS, encoded by the coding sequence GTGACCCCAACTCCTGAGCGAACCGCCCGTTCCGGCGCCCGCCTGAAGTTCTATTACGGACCGATGGACTGCGGAAAGTCGACGTTGGCCCTGCAAATCCATCACAACCACGCTCGGCAGGGACGGGTCGGCCTGTTGCTGACACGCGACGACCGATCGGGGCGCGGCCGGGTCACCACGCGAATCGGGTTGGCGAAGGCCGCCGTCGAAGTCCGGGACGAACAGGACCTACGGGAACTGGCCTCCTCACCACAGATCGACTACATCATCTGCGACGAGGCGCAGTTCTTCACCGTCCAGCACGTCGAACAGATGGCCGACCTGGTCGACTGCGACGGCGTCGACGTCTACGCTTTCGGCCTGGCCACCGACTTCACCTCCAGCATGTTCCCCGCCAGCGCACGGCTGTTCGAGCTGGCCGACGAGGTGCTGCGTCTCCAAGTCGAGGTGCTGTGCTGGTGCGGGGCGCAGGGCGTCCTGAACGCCCGGGTGCTGCACGGTCGGCTGGTTCGCGAGGGCGAGCGTTTCGTCGTCGGTGACACCGATAACGACGATCTCCATTACCAGGTGTTGTGCCGTCGCCATTACCGAAGCGGTGAGCTCTCATAG